The following proteins come from a genomic window of Achromobacter deleyi:
- a CDS encoding RNA polymerase sigma factor, translating to MSSLTDVFIRHYREVLGFLAMRTGSRDVAQDCAQDTWIKLAEFKDRTLPDNDRAYVFRVAANIATDWHRRRGREMVAVADYAAAQPPAFEADTLEVASANQLLRRLESALLRQPRRSLDVFVLHRHEGLTYRAIAERFAISVSAVEKHMMRILLACDQALSA from the coding sequence ATGTCTTCGCTTACCGATGTATTTATCCGGCACTACCGCGAAGTGCTGGGCTTCCTGGCCATGCGCACCGGCTCGCGCGACGTGGCCCAGGATTGCGCCCAGGACACGTGGATCAAGCTGGCCGAGTTCAAGGACAGAACCCTTCCGGACAACGACCGCGCCTATGTCTTCCGGGTGGCCGCCAACATCGCCACCGACTGGCATCGGCGGCGCGGCCGTGAAATGGTCGCGGTGGCCGACTACGCCGCCGCGCAGCCGCCGGCGTTCGAAGCCGACACGCTCGAAGTCGCCTCGGCCAACCAACTGCTGCGCCGGCTCGAATCGGCCCTGCTGCGCCAGCCGCGCCGCAGCCTGGACGTGTTCGTCCTGCATCGCCACGAAGGCCTGACCTACCGCGCCATCGCCGAACGTTTCGCCATCTCGGTCAGCGCGGTCGAAAAGCACATGATGCGCATCCTGCTGGCCTGCGACCAGGCCCTGAGCGCGTGA
- a CDS encoding ABC-F family ATP-binding cassette domain-containing protein — protein MIRASGLTLRRGTKVLLDDAEFVVHPGERVGIVGKNGAGKSSLFALLTGALDLDAGNLALPAGWRIASVEQELHADDRPAREFVIDGDTPLRALQARRAELTDDQGTQIAEVEAALVEAGAWSAASRAEQLLAGLGFKPAEWTQPVASFSGGWRMRLALARALMAPSELLLLDEPTNHLDLDAMLWLEKWLAAYPGTVMLISHDTEFLDAVAKSILHFDHAKLVRYRGGYGDFLTQRAERLRQTNIAYERQTRETARLQGFIDRFKAKASKAKQAQSRVKALARMQVLAPLQAEAGIDIRIPSPEQVPDPLLTLEHLSAGYTDAAGNDVPILRDVTLMVRAGSRVGVLGANGAGKSTLIKTLAEELPVQAGERRASRGLAIGYFHQHQLDMLDVDSTPLAHLARLSPETREQELRNYLGGFGFSGDTVNSKVGPMSGGEKARLALSLIVWQKPNLLLLDEPSNHLDVETREALAAALAEFGGSMLLVSHDRHLLRTTVDSFWIVADGAVREFDGDLEDYRDWLAARNAGERAEAARENAENGEAVVDRKAQRRAEAEQRQRLSALRKPLEAKLAKVETEMEKLRVKLQALDGVIADPDLYSDARRAERQKVMAEHGEHGKRLETLEEQWLELQGSLEEIEQGEA, from the coding sequence GTGATCCGCGCCTCTGGATTGACCCTGCGCCGTGGCACCAAGGTGCTGCTGGACGACGCCGAATTCGTGGTGCACCCGGGCGAGCGCGTCGGCATCGTCGGCAAGAACGGCGCCGGCAAATCGTCGCTGTTCGCGCTGCTGACCGGCGCGCTGGACCTGGACGCCGGCAACCTGGCGCTGCCGGCCGGCTGGCGCATCGCCAGCGTCGAACAGGAACTGCATGCCGACGACCGCCCCGCGCGTGAATTCGTCATCGACGGCGACACGCCGCTGCGCGCGCTGCAGGCGCGCCGCGCCGAGCTGACCGACGACCAGGGCACGCAGATCGCCGAGGTCGAAGCGGCCCTGGTCGAGGCCGGCGCCTGGAGCGCGGCCTCGCGCGCCGAACAGCTGCTGGCCGGCCTGGGCTTCAAGCCGGCCGAATGGACGCAGCCGGTGGCGAGCTTCTCCGGCGGCTGGCGCATGCGCCTGGCGCTGGCGCGCGCGCTGATGGCGCCGTCCGAACTGCTGCTGCTGGACGAGCCCACCAACCACCTGGACCTGGACGCCATGCTGTGGCTGGAGAAATGGCTGGCCGCCTATCCCGGCACCGTCATGCTGATCTCCCACGACACCGAGTTCCTGGACGCGGTGGCCAAGTCCATCCTGCATTTCGACCACGCCAAGCTGGTGCGCTACCGCGGCGGCTACGGCGACTTCCTGACGCAGCGCGCCGAGCGCCTGCGCCAGACCAATATCGCCTACGAACGCCAGACCCGTGAAACGGCGCGCCTGCAGGGCTTCATCGACCGCTTCAAGGCCAAGGCCTCCAAGGCCAAGCAGGCCCAGAGCCGGGTCAAGGCCCTGGCGCGCATGCAGGTGCTGGCGCCGCTGCAGGCCGAGGCCGGCATCGACATCCGCATCCCCTCGCCCGAGCAGGTGCCGGACCCGCTGCTGACGCTGGAACACCTGTCGGCCGGCTACACCGACGCGGCCGGCAACGACGTGCCGATCCTGCGCGACGTGACGCTGATGGTGCGCGCCGGCAGCCGTGTCGGCGTGCTGGGCGCCAACGGCGCCGGCAAGAGTACGCTGATCAAGACGCTGGCCGAAGAACTGCCGGTGCAGGCGGGCGAACGCCGCGCCTCGCGCGGGCTGGCGATCGGCTACTTCCACCAGCACCAGCTCGACATGCTGGACGTGGACAGCACGCCGCTGGCGCACCTGGCGCGGCTGTCGCCGGAAACGCGCGAGCAGGAGCTGCGCAATTACCTGGGCGGCTTCGGCTTCTCGGGTGATACGGTCAACAGCAAGGTCGGCCCGATGTCGGGCGGCGAAAAGGCTCGCCTGGCCCTGTCGCTGATCGTCTGGCAGAAGCCCAACCTGCTGCTGCTGGACGAACCCAGCAACCACCTGGACGTCGAGACGCGCGAGGCCCTGGCCGCCGCGCTGGCCGAATTCGGCGGCAGCATGCTGCTGGTGTCGCACGATCGCCACCTGCTGCGCACCACCGTGGACAGCTTCTGGATCGTGGCCGACGGCGCCGTGCGCGAATTCGACGGCGACCTGGAGGACTACCGCGACTGGCTGGCCGCCCGCAACGCCGGCGAACGCGCCGAAGCGGCGCGCGAAAACGCCGAGAACGGCGAGGCCGTGGTCGACCGCAAGGCGCAACGCCGCGCCGAGGCCGAGCAGCGCCAGCGCCTGTCGGCGTTGCGCAAGCCGCTGGAAGCCAAGCTGGCCAAGGTCGAGACCGAGATGGAGAAGCTGCGCGTCAAGCTGCAGGCGCTGGACGGCGTCATCGCCGACCCGGACCTGTATTCCGATGCGCGCCGCGCCGAGCGCCAGAAGGTCATGGCCGAACACGGCGAACACGGCAAGCGCCTGGAAACGCTGGAAGAACAGTGGCTCGAACTGCAGGGCTCGCTGGAAGAAATCGAACAGGGCGAAGCCTGA
- the prmB gene encoding 50S ribosomal protein L3 N(5)-glutamine methyltransferase, with the protein MYQSARQELLTLRDLIRYGVSRLNAAQVALGHGSDNAWDETVYLVLHALHLPLDTLEPFLDARVLSEERNRVLELIDRRVTERVPAAYLTNEAWLRGHRFYVDARVIVPRSPIAELLDEGLSPWVQDAQAVDSVLDMCTGSGCLAILSALAFPYAQVDAVDVSPDALEVARRNVDDYGLGDRLALHQSDLFDSLPERQYDVIVCNPPYVNSGSMDVLPQEYRHEPHLALAGGADGMDLVRRILQAAPRYLSENGVLVLEIGHERDFFEAAFPELSPVWLDTEEASDQLLLLTREQLTT; encoded by the coding sequence ATGTATCAATCCGCCCGCCAAGAACTGCTGACCCTGCGCGACCTGATCCGCTATGGCGTATCGCGCCTGAACGCCGCCCAGGTGGCGCTGGGACACGGCAGCGACAACGCCTGGGACGAGACGGTCTATCTGGTCCTGCACGCGCTGCACCTGCCGCTGGACACGCTGGAGCCCTTCCTGGACGCCCGCGTGCTCAGCGAGGAACGCAACCGCGTGCTGGAGCTGATCGACCGCCGCGTCACCGAGCGCGTGCCGGCCGCCTATCTCACCAATGAGGCCTGGCTGCGCGGGCATCGCTTCTACGTGGACGCGCGCGTCATCGTGCCGCGCTCGCCCATCGCGGAGCTGCTGGACGAAGGCCTGTCGCCCTGGGTACAGGACGCGCAGGCCGTCGACAGCGTGCTGGACATGTGCACCGGCTCGGGCTGCCTGGCGATCCTGTCGGCCCTGGCCTTCCCCTATGCCCAGGTGGACGCCGTCGACGTGTCGCCCGACGCGCTCGAGGTCGCCCGCCGCAACGTCGACGACTACGGCCTGGGCGACCGGCTGGCGCTGCACCAGAGCGATCTGTTCGACAGCCTGCCCGAACGCCAGTACGACGTGATCGTCTGCAACCCGCCCTACGTCAACAGCGGTTCGATGGACGTGCTGCCGCAGGAATACCGCCACGAGCCGCACCTGGCCCTGGCCGGCGGCGCCGACGGCATGGACCTGGTGCGCCGCATCCTGCAGGCGGCACCGCGCTACCTGTCGGAGAACGGCGTGCTGGTGCTGGAGATCGGCCACGAGCGCGATTTCTTCGAAGCCGCCTTCCCTGAACTGTCGCCGGTGTGGCTGGATACGGAAGAAGCCTCCGACCAGCTGCTGTTGCTGACCCGCGAGCAGTTGACGACGTGA
- the dapE gene encoding succinyl-diaminopimelate desuccinylase — protein MAASVVLDLVKDLIARPSVTPADADCQATLAARLARIGFTCETIAQGGVTNLWARRGNTAPLTVFAGHTDVVPPGPREKWESDPFVPTERDGYLYGRGAADMKSSIAAFVVAAEEFVAANPQHGGSIALLITSDEEGPSIDGTAIVCDALKARGEQMDYCIVGEPTSGDVLGDTCKNGRRGSLSGTLTVKGIQGHVAYPHLARNPVHQLAPALAEIVAIEWDQGNEYFPPTTFQVSNLNSGTGATNVVPGDAVALFNFRFSTASTPEGLQARVHEVLDRHGLEYTLDWDLGGEPFLTPRGSLTDALVKAIHAETGVTAELSTTGGTSDGRFIAKICPQVIEFGPCNATIHKVNERIELASLDPLKNIYRRTLENLLPAK, from the coding sequence ATGGCGGCTTCGGTTGTTCTGGATCTGGTCAAGGACCTGATCGCCCGTCCGTCGGTGACCCCGGCGGACGCCGATTGCCAGGCGACGCTGGCCGCGCGCCTGGCGCGCATCGGCTTCACCTGCGAAACCATCGCCCAGGGCGGTGTCACCAACCTGTGGGCGCGCCGTGGCAATACGGCGCCGCTGACGGTCTTCGCCGGCCACACCGACGTGGTGCCGCCGGGTCCGCGCGAGAAGTGGGAAAGCGATCCGTTCGTGCCCACCGAGCGCGACGGCTACCTGTACGGCCGCGGCGCCGCCGACATGAAGAGCTCGATCGCCGCCTTCGTGGTGGCGGCCGAGGAATTCGTGGCGGCCAATCCGCAGCACGGCGGCTCGATCGCCCTGCTGATCACGTCCGACGAAGAAGGTCCGTCGATCGACGGCACCGCCATCGTCTGTGACGCGCTCAAGGCGCGTGGCGAGCAGATGGACTACTGCATCGTCGGCGAACCCACCTCGGGCGACGTGCTCGGCGACACCTGCAAGAACGGTCGCCGCGGCTCGCTGTCGGGCACGTTGACGGTCAAGGGCATCCAGGGCCACGTGGCCTACCCGCACCTGGCGCGCAACCCGGTGCACCAGTTGGCGCCGGCGCTGGCCGAGATCGTCGCGATCGAATGGGACCAGGGCAACGAGTACTTCCCGCCCACCACGTTCCAGGTCTCGAACCTGAACTCGGGCACCGGCGCCACCAACGTGGTGCCGGGCGACGCCGTGGCGCTGTTCAACTTCCGCTTCTCCACCGCCAGCACGCCGGAAGGCCTGCAGGCGCGGGTGCACGAAGTGCTGGACCGCCATGGGCTGGAATACACGCTGGACTGGGACCTGGGCGGCGAGCCCTTCCTGACCCCGCGCGGTTCGCTGACCGATGCGCTGGTCAAGGCCATCCACGCCGAGACCGGCGTGACGGCCGAGCTGTCGACCACCGGCGGCACGTCCGATGGCCGCTTCATCGCCAAGATCTGCCCGCAAGTCATCGAGTTCGGCCCTTGCAACGCCACGATCCACAAGGTCAACGAGCGTATCGAGCTGGCCTCGCTGGACCCGTTGAAAAACATCTATCGGCGCACGCTGGAAAACCTCCTGCCCGCCAAGTAA
- the dapD gene encoding 2,3,4,5-tetrahydropyridine-2,6-dicarboxylate N-succinyltransferase, which produces MTLDLQTTIEKAWDDRANLSPSDASAEVREAVEHTIDGLDLGRLRVAEKINDDWVVHQWIKKAVLLSFRLYDNAIMGQAPLQFYDKVPLKFSEYGDNAFKQGGYRVVPPAVARRGAFIGRNVVLMPSYVNIGAYVDEGTMVDTWATVGSCAQIGKNVHLSGGVGIGGVLEPLQANPTIIEDNCFIGARSEVVEGVIVEENSVLAMGVYLSQSTKIYDRATGKVTYGRVPSGSVVVPGSLPSADGSHSLACAVIVKRVDAQTRAKTSINDLLRA; this is translated from the coding sequence ATGACTCTCGACCTGCAGACCACCATCGAAAAAGCCTGGGACGACCGGGCCAACCTGTCGCCCTCCGACGCCAGCGCCGAAGTGCGCGAAGCCGTCGAACACACCATCGACGGGCTGGACCTGGGCCGCCTGCGCGTGGCCGAGAAAATCAACGACGACTGGGTCGTGCACCAGTGGATCAAGAAGGCCGTGCTGCTGTCGTTCCGCCTGTACGACAACGCCATCATGGGCCAGGCCCCGCTGCAGTTCTACGACAAGGTGCCGCTCAAGTTCTCGGAATACGGCGACAACGCCTTCAAGCAAGGCGGCTACCGCGTGGTGCCGCCCGCCGTCGCCCGCCGCGGCGCCTTCATCGGCCGCAACGTGGTGCTGATGCCCTCGTACGTCAACATCGGCGCCTACGTCGATGAAGGCACCATGGTCGACACCTGGGCCACCGTCGGCTCGTGCGCCCAGATCGGCAAGAACGTCCACCTGTCCGGCGGCGTCGGCATCGGCGGCGTGCTCGAGCCGCTGCAGGCCAACCCCACCATCATCGAAGACAACTGCTTCATCGGCGCCCGCTCGGAAGTCGTCGAAGGCGTGATCGTCGAAGAGAACTCGGTGCTGGCCATGGGCGTGTACCTGTCGCAAAGCACCAAGATCTATGACCGCGCCACGGGCAAGGTCACCTACGGCCGCGTGCCGTCGGGTTCGGTGGTGGTGCCGGGCTCGCTGCCCTCGGCCGACGGCTCGCACAGCCTGGCCTGCGCCGTCATCGTCAAGCGTGTCGACGCGCAGACCCGCGCCAAGACCAGCATCAACGATCTGCTGAGGGCGTAA
- the dapC gene encoding succinyldiaminopimelate transaminase, translating to MNPRLDALHPYPFEKLRALLASASTQPDGLTPINLSIGEPKHAAPERIAQAIRDHMEGLSVYPSTKGDPALRQAIASWLASRYSIPAPDAETQVLPALGSREALFAFTQTVIDPAAGSVVICPNPFYQIYEGATLLAGATPYYVNADALRNFACDWNQVPDEVWKKTRMVFVCSPGNPAGNVMTLDEWEDLFALSDRHGFVIASDECYSEIYLDEGNPPLGGLQAARRLGRDDYRNLVAFSSLSKRSNVPGLRSGFVAGDAALIGRFLRYRTYHGSAMSPLVSAASIAAWTDEVHVKDNRRLYREKFEAVLPILQNVLDVQRPQASFYLWAATPGSDTAFARDLYGRTGVTVLPGSFLAREAHGVNPGQGRVRLALVAPLADCVQAAERIAHFVHTSV from the coding sequence ATGAATCCGCGCCTCGATGCCCTGCACCCCTACCCGTTCGAAAAACTGCGCGCCCTGCTGGCCTCGGCCAGCACGCAGCCGGACGGCCTGACGCCCATCAACCTGTCGATCGGCGAGCCCAAACACGCCGCGCCGGAGCGCATCGCGCAGGCCATCCGCGACCACATGGAGGGGCTGTCGGTGTACCCGTCGACCAAGGGCGATCCCGCCCTGCGCCAGGCCATCGCCAGCTGGCTGGCGTCGCGCTACAGCATCCCGGCGCCGGACGCCGAGACCCAGGTGCTGCCGGCGCTGGGCTCGCGCGAGGCGCTGTTCGCCTTCACCCAGACGGTGATCGATCCGGCGGCCGGGTCCGTGGTGATCTGCCCCAACCCGTTCTACCAGATCTACGAGGGCGCCACGCTGCTGGCCGGCGCCACGCCCTATTACGTCAACGCCGACGCGCTGCGCAATTTCGCCTGCGACTGGAACCAGGTGCCGGACGAGGTCTGGAAAAAGACCCGCATGGTGTTCGTCTGCTCGCCCGGCAACCCGGCCGGCAATGTCATGACGCTGGACGAATGGGAAGACCTGTTCGCCCTGTCCGACCGCCATGGGTTCGTGATCGCCTCCGACGAGTGCTATTCCGAGATCTACCTGGACGAAGGCAATCCGCCGCTGGGCGGCCTGCAGGCGGCGCGCCGCCTGGGTCGCGACGACTACCGCAACCTGGTGGCGTTCTCCAGCCTGTCCAAGCGTTCCAACGTGCCGGGCCTGCGCTCGGGTTTCGTGGCGGGCGACGCCGCGCTGATCGGCCGCTTCCTGCGCTATCGCACGTATCATGGCAGCGCCATGAGCCCGCTGGTGTCGGCGGCCAGCATCGCCGCCTGGACCGACGAAGTCCACGTCAAGGACAACCGCCGCCTGTACCGCGAGAAATTCGAGGCCGTGCTGCCGATCCTGCAGAACGTGCTGGACGTCCAGCGTCCCCAGGCCTCGTTCTACCTGTGGGCGGCCACCCCGGGTTCGGATACCGCGTTTGCGCGCGACCTTTATGGCCGTACCGGTGTTACCGTGCTGCCGGGCAGTTTCCTGGCGCGCGAGGCGCACGGTGTGAATCCTGGGCAGGGGCGCGTCCGCCTGGCCCTGGTGGCGCCTTTGGCCGACTGCGTGCAGGCGGCCGAACGCATCGCCCATTTCGTACATACTTCTGTTTGA
- a CDS encoding Arm DNA-binding domain-containing protein, with amino-acid sequence MGRDGRGVKAASESSIEITFQYKGRRCRERIPLKPTPANLKRAEQHRAAILHAISTGVFDYAATFPDSARAGTFAETPGQILSVEKYLDGWLDARKPTLKASTFQSYQSIVAGLLIPQFGTAMLTELKWPAIKSWLASISSTKPLSNKRLSNIQSCLRSALGDAVEDELLDENCMRGRHYSRQEQPVDDDDGESDDPDPFTPEEQAAILAKLPAQTRNYAIVTLWSGLRPSEQIALNWSDIDFGRGVILVRKAITRAAKGVAELPKTKASRRDVKILGPALQAINDQKAYTWVGAEPHGEVFRNPGTGERWSSSQAVQKVWATALKRAGVRYRRPYQMRHTYASMMLSAGEHPMWVARQMGHKDWAMIIRVYGKWMPAADPDAGGKAVGLFGEKLALSCQSGAKTAPKQPKTMTG; translated from the coding sequence ATGGGTAGAGACGGGAGGGGTGTTAAAGCCGCCTCGGAAAGCAGCATCGAAATCACGTTCCAGTACAAGGGTCGCCGCTGCCGTGAGCGGATTCCTCTCAAGCCCACGCCCGCTAACCTGAAGCGGGCCGAGCAACACAGGGCGGCGATCCTGCACGCGATTTCGACAGGCGTATTCGATTACGCTGCCACCTTTCCCGACAGCGCGCGCGCCGGAACCTTTGCGGAGACGCCGGGACAGATCCTTTCAGTTGAAAAGTATCTTGATGGATGGCTGGACGCGCGGAAACCGACGCTGAAAGCCAGTACGTTCCAGAGCTATCAGAGCATTGTCGCCGGGCTGCTCATCCCGCAATTCGGCACAGCGATGCTCACGGAGCTCAAGTGGCCCGCTATCAAGTCTTGGCTCGCAAGCATTTCGTCAACCAAGCCGCTGAGCAACAAGCGCCTGTCCAACATTCAAAGCTGCTTGCGCTCCGCGCTTGGCGACGCAGTCGAGGACGAATTGCTGGACGAGAACTGCATGCGTGGCCGCCACTACAGCCGGCAGGAACAGCCCGTGGACGATGACGACGGGGAAAGCGACGATCCGGATCCCTTCACCCCAGAAGAGCAGGCAGCGATCCTGGCGAAGCTGCCCGCACAAACCCGCAACTACGCAATCGTGACTCTCTGGAGCGGGCTTCGCCCGAGCGAGCAAATCGCGTTGAACTGGTCAGACATCGACTTTGGCCGAGGGGTGATTCTGGTGCGCAAGGCAATCACGCGGGCCGCCAAGGGGGTCGCCGAGCTGCCGAAGACGAAAGCCAGTCGGCGCGACGTGAAAATCCTGGGGCCAGCCCTCCAAGCGATCAACGACCAAAAAGCGTATACCTGGGTTGGCGCGGAGCCGCACGGGGAAGTTTTCCGGAATCCCGGGACGGGGGAACGGTGGTCGAGCAGCCAGGCCGTACAGAAGGTCTGGGCGACGGCGCTAAAGCGGGCTGGCGTTCGGTATCGGCGTCCGTATCAGATGCGCCACACCTACGCGAGCATGATGCTTTCAGCCGGGGAACATCCGATGTGGGTCGCGCGCCAAATGGGCCACAAGGACTGGGCCATGATCATTCGCGTGTACGGGAAATGGATGCCAGCTGCGGATCCTGATGCCGGAGGAAAGGCCGTCGGCCTCTTCGGGGAAAAGCTGGCATTAAGTTGTCAATCTGGAGCCAAAACAGCCCCAAAACAGCCAAAAACAATGACAGGGTAA